In Leptospira wolffii serovar Khorat str. Khorat-H2, the DNA window TATACCAATTATTAGAAAAAAAGAATATTAAAATGCTCCGAGGAAAGAAAGGAGTCACCGAATTCGTGGAGATCGATTCCGGATGGGTTAAGGAAGAACTCGGAATCGACGTGAAACAGATTCCCGATTATATGGGGATTGTCGGAGACACTTCTGATAATATTCCCGGCGTAAAAGGAATCGGGGAAAAGGGAGCGTCCAAGCTCATCCAGGAATATAAGAATCTGGAAGGAGTCTACAAGCATCTGGACGATATCAAGAATCCGGGTATGAAGACCAAGCTGACCGAACACAAAGAAAGCGCCTTTCTCTCCCGACAGCTCGCGACTATTCGCAGGGATTTAGATGTGGGGATAAGAGAGGAGGATCTCAAGGTTCCCGATTATACTTCCGACGATTCCATTCGTTATCTGAAATCCCAAGGATACAATGTGCTATCCAGGGATCTCGCCAAATCCGTCGGAAAGGAACCTCCTACAGATGAGCCTGAGGCGAACGATTCGAAAAAACCCGCGGCTAAAAAAGGAATTTATAAACGAGTAGAGAGTATCGAGGAACTGGGAAAATTGGCCCGAGCCTGGAAAAAATCTCCCATACTCGCGGTGGATACCGAAACGACCTCCCAGTATCCTTTCGACGCGGAGCTTTTGGGGATCTCTCTTTGTAACCAAGAAGGAACAGGTTTTTATATTCCTGTCACTCATTCCCAGGGATTGTTCAGCGATCAACTTCTTCCCCTGGACCAGGTTCGTGAAATTTTAAACCCCGTACTTTCCGAACCCTCGATACCCAAGGTCGGGCAGAATATAAAGTACGATATGATCGTCCTAGAGAATCACGGCTTCCAAGTGGAGAATATAGTATTCGATACTATGTTAGCCTCGTACGCTCTACAGCCGGAAGGCCGTCGCCATAATATGGACGATCTGGCCATGGATTATCTGAATTACAAGACCATTGAATATTCGGATCTGGTAGGAACAGGGCGGAACAAGAAGAATCTTTGGGAAGTGGAATTGGAAAAAGTTTCCGAATACGCTTCGGAGGACGCCGATATCACCTTAAGATTATATAATGTTTTTAGAAAGTCTTTGAAGCAGTCGGGCGTCGAGTCTATTTTTAAGGATATAGATATGCCTCTTCTTCCCGTGCTTACGGAGATGGAAAAGGCGGGGATCGCGATCGATACCTCCTATTTTGCGGAACTTTCCAAGGATTTTCAGAGAGAGATCAAGGACTCGATCCGCAGTATTCATAGGCTTGCCGGAAAGGAATTCAATATCTCTTCTACCAAGGAATTGCAAAAGATTCTTTTCGAGGATCTTGGCTTAAGAGTGGTCAAAAAGACGCAAACCGGTTATTCCACCGACCACGAGGTTCTGGAGGAATTACTAGGCGAGCATCCCATCATTGAGAAATTATTGGATTACAGAAAATACACCAAACTTCTCTCAACTTATGTGGATACCTTGCCCACCATGGTTTCCCCTAAGGACTCGCGTATCCATACCAGCTACAATATGACGATCGCTGCGACGGGTAGACTTTCTTCCACGGATCCTAACTTACAAAATATTCCTATCCGGGAAAAGGAAGGCAGGTTGATCCGTAAGGGATTTATCGCCGGGGTCAAGGACTTCGAAATTCTGAGTCTGGACTATTCTCAGATAGAGCTTAGGATCATGGCGCATATCTCCAAGGATGCCGCCATGGTCGACGCATATAAGAAAGGAATCGATATCCATAAGCGAACAGCGGCGGCGATCTACGGGGTTTCGGAAGATCTGGTTACCCATGAGATGCGGGACAAGGCCAAGGTAGTTAACTTTTCCGTAATATATGGTGTGACTCCTTACGGACTGAGCCGTAATCTCCGAATTTCCAGGGAAGAAGCCAAGAATTTTATCGATCGATATCTGACCCAGTATCCCGGCGTACAGAAGTACATGGACGATACGATCGCATTCTGCGAAAAGAACGGGTATGTGGAGACGTTAAAAGGAAGAAGGAGACCCGTTCCGGATATCGTATCCACGCATAGGCAAGCCAAGGAGGCCGCAAAGAGGGTGGCGATCAACACTCCTATCCAAGGCACTTGCGCCGATATGATCAAGATCGCGATGATCCATATCCACGACGAAATCAAAAAGAAAAAGTGGAAATCCAAGCTTCTGCTACAGGTTCACGACGAACTCGTATTCGAGGTTCATAAGTCAGAGAAGGACGAGTTTATGAATCGGGCCAAGGAACTTATGGAGAATGCGATGCCTTTGGACGTGCCGATTAAGGTGGAAGGTAAATTCGGAAAGAATTGGGACGAGGCTCATTAGATATCAGAATTCCGTGCTTGTAAATCGGGCCGGTGTATGCCTTAAATAATTCCGGAAAAAAGATGGAATCGCCTCTGGACCGAAAAGAATTTTTGAAGAGGTCCGCTGCAGTTTTTCTAGGACTTGCGGCGAGCGGTAGTTCGTATCGATCCGTATTTGCCCAAACGAAACAAGGAGCTCCTTCCATGCTGAAACGGAAAATTCCTAAAACGGGGGAAGAGATTCCTGCGATAGGATTGGGAACTTGGCAGACTCTGGACGTGGATCCGGATCCTTCTTCTCTCGCTCCATTGCAGGAAGTGATTTCCGAATTTATCCAAAGAGGCGGAAGGGTTTTGGATTCTTCTCCTATGTACGGTAGATCCGAGGAGATCTTCGGACTTTTGTCCCGGAATTTGTCCGAAGAGGATCGTAAAAAATTCTTCTTGGCCACCAAGGTCTGGACTCGGGGAGAAACTTCCGGTAAGTCCCAGATAGAAGCGTCCTTCCGGAAGATGAAGACCGATAAGATAGATCTATTCCAAATCCATAATTTACTCGATACCGAGGTTCATCTCAAGACTTTAAGGACCTTGAGGGACAAAGGTCGGATTCGTTATATCGGGCTAACTCATTTTACCTCCTCCGCTTTCGGAGAGATGGAGAGAATCGCAAATAAGGAAAAGCCGGATTTTTTACAGATCCCGTATTCGGTCATTACTCGAGAGGCGGAGAATCGGATTCTCCCCTTCGCGCAAGAGAACGGAATCGCGGTCCTAATCAATCGCCCTTTCGAAGAAGGGGCGTTGTTCAGAAGGTCTAAAGGTAAGACGGTGCCGGAATATTTTCAACAATGGGATTGCTCGAGCTTTGCTCAGATTTTTCTGAAATATCTGCTCTCTCATCCCGGGGTCACCTGCGTCATTCCCGCTACCGCGAAGATTTCCCATCTGAGAGACAATTTGGGTGCCGGGATAGGAAAGTTTCCGGAAGGCAAGGAAAGGAAAGTTTTCCTAGAAAACCTTTTGGATGCCTTGGATTAATCCTTATTTTGTTTTCCACTTTCCAAGTCATAAGAGTCCGAATACAATAGTTCCGCTTTCGGGAGGCAATCATGTCGCAACAATCTCTTTGGAGAACCCACGCTTTGGCCTGGAAGGCAGCGGGCTCATTCTTCGAATGGAAAAGAAAGAAACTATTCTATAGAACCTCCGGAGAAGGAGAGGCTCTCTTATTATTGCACGGATTTCCCACTTCTTCTTGGGATTGGAAGGATATCTGGGAAGAATTATCACATTCTTATAAATTGTTCGCGTTCGATTATCTGGGCTTCGGATTCTCCGAAAAACCCAAATCAGGAAGGTATTCCATCTTCGAATACGCCGACCAGGCGGAAGACTTCCTACAAGAAATGGGCGTGGAGAAAGTGCATATTCTCGCCCACGACTTGGGAGATACGGTGGCTCAGGAATTGATAGCACGTTATAGGGAAAAACTTTCCGGACAAAGAATAGGCGGTCCAGAATTAGCTTCCGTATTTTTATTAAACGGAGGGATCTTTCCCGAGACACATAAACCTAGAGCTGTGCAGAAATTATTGAACGGTCCTTTCGGTTTTCTCTTTAGTCGTCTGATCAATAAGGCATCGTTTCGTAAGAGTTTTACGGAAATCTTCGGTGCGGCGACAAAGCCCAGTCAGGAAGAATTGGACGGTTTTTGGGAATGCGTCAGTAACGGAGGAGGAAATGCGATTTACCATAAGCTGATCCGTTACATGAGAGAAAGAAAAAGTTTCAGGGATAGATGGGTGGGTTCCATTCTAGACTGTCCCGTTCCTTTCGCGTTCGCAGACGGTCTTGCCGATCCGGTGAGTGGAAAGCATGTTGTGGATCGACTGAGAGAGTTTCGACCCGAGTCAAAGATCTACGAGTTTCACGGTATCGGTCATTATCCGCAAACCGAAGCGCCTGACTCGGTACTTAGAGCATACAAGGACTTTAGAACGAGCGTTTAGTTTCGCTCGTTCCTAGAATTGATAATTTCTAGGTCGGATTCTCTCGGTATTATTTCCTTGAAAAAAGGGTGAAATCTGACAGGCTGTGAAGAAAGCGAAAGATCCTCATGGCTAGAGTTGCGTACAATAATCCGCGTTTCTTCGATTTCGTTTACGACGACTTCCTTTGTGCGGCCGTGGACTCTCATATGGCCGATTCCGGCGTTCTATTCCATTCTCTTACTAGGGAAAGCGTCTGGGAACTCTTCGAAATCACCGGAGTCATATCCGAGTTAAAGAAGAGAGGTTACGATTCTCTTTCTTTGGAGTTATCCGGAAGCGACGATACCTATCAGAAGGTGACACTCTCCTGGCAGAACGAAATTCTAGTCCATCTAAGATTGAGCATCCAGGAATATAGGATCAGTATCAACGATTACTACTTCAAGGAAAAGTATCTGGTCATCAATTGGCTACAGACACGTCATCCGAAACAGAAGGGTAAGGAGTTGACTAGATTATATCCCGGGCAGGACGTTCCTGGGCTCGGGATTTTTCAGGAGATGTCGGATCTGATAGGATTCCTGATTATCTCTTTGAGATTGAACGGGGCCGTGATTCGTCCCGAGTATTTTCACGACGCTGTTCTATTCTCACGCAAGTTCCATTTTTTGGAACCCGAATCCAAGGCGATGTTCTTGGCTCTGAAGAACGCGTTTCCCAAACATTCCATTCGTGCGATCTCCACTCTCTTGCAAAGCGGTAAGATCATGGATGCGAAGAGAGGGATTCTAGAATGGAAACCGATAGAGATGATTCTCTTTTTGGAAAAGACTTTGAATTTCTTCGTATTCAATCGCAAGTTCCAGAAGAAAGTTCAGAAGCTCGCATCTACTTATAAATTGTCCCTATTGGAAGGGGCCGAGGACGAATTAGGACTAAACACTTAGGACTATTTCAAACGTCCGTTACGGAATTATTTTTGCGCGGGATCCGATTTTATTCTCCCGTCATATTTAAGAATAGCGTAGGTTTGGCTATTATCCTTGTTTCCGGAGGATCCTTGGATGGATAAGAGACAGCAAGTTAGGGTAGTCCCTTTCCCAAAACAGCCCGTCCAGTTGCAGTTGATGGGCAACGGTTTCTTAGAAATTCTTTTAGCCCAAGACGTGAGCCAAGGCGGTATGGCGGTTCGGGTTCCGCATAAATTCTCCGGATACGATATCCATTCTTCCGTGGAATTGGTCGTTTCTCTTCCCGGATATAAACCTTTCAAAGCGATGGGTCTTATCAAACACTTAAGCGCTTCCAAAGAAGCCGAAGGAATTTTCGGTCTACAGTTTACGCAAGTGGACGCGAAAGGAAAACAATTCCTAGGCGATTATGTCCGTAAATTGGCTTCTTTGCGCAGAATGGCCGGCTGATTTTTCGCAACGTTCCCATAGCCTAGTCACCGGAATTTCTTTCCCACGTAATCCAAATGTAACGATTCCCATGGATAGATAGAACTATCCTACTATAAAAGGAAAAGGACGACAATGGGATCAGGAACAGTCCAAAAAAAGGAAAAAGTAGAGCGTAAGCTTGAAGTAAGAATAGCGGAGAATCAGTTGGAGATCGAAAGAACTCTAGCTTTGCGTTACGACGTATTTAATTTGGAATTGGGAGAAGGATTGCCTCAATCCGCGGCGACCCGTAAGGACCGCGACGAATACGATTTATTTTGCGATCATTTGATCGTTGTGGATAAGAACCGCGACGATATGATCGTAGGAACTTATCGCATTCTCCGCAGAAGCGTTGCGAAAGCCAATATCGGCTTTTATTCAGACAACGAATTCGACATCACTAAAATCTATGAACTGGAAAGAGAACCTGCGGAAATCGGACGCAGCTGCGTTCATCCCGAATACAGAGACGGATCCGTGATCTCTCTGCTTTGGGCAGGACTGGGGCAGTACATGAAGAAAAATAACATCGGTTATCTTTTCGGATGCGGATCCGTTCACAGCACCGATGCAAACTCCGCTAACGAGGTCTTTGCATTCTTGAAGGAAAAGAGCGCTCTTGCCGACGGAACTTTCGACGTGACTCCTCTCCGCGGATATGAAATGCCCGGTTTCGATCGGAATTATCAACCCGCAGATATAAAAGAAGTCTCCAAGAGAATTCCCGCTTTGATCAAAGGCTATATTCGAGCAGGATCCTTGATCTGCGGAACTCCAGCTTTGGATTCCGTATTCAAGACCACCGATTTCTTTATCATCTTCGATATTAAAGACATCGAAGCTCGATACAGCAAACACTACCTAGAGTAGAAAACATCCTTTGATCTCTCAAACAGGCCTCTAAACGGGGGCCTGTTCGATTTATTTCCCTTCTTTATTTCGATCGGAGCCCAAGGGTTCCCCTTGACCGATTTCTCCCTCGTTATTTTTCTATACTAAACCATCTCTCAAACGCGGTTATTCCGGAGTTTGAGCCGTTCATGAATCAAATCGATTTCCAACATCCCAGTTTTAAAGACCAGATCCGATTCTATTCTTTGGTGATTCTGGCCGGACTTATAATGGCAGTCGGATACTATCTGGGGATTTCCTCCTATTTTCTGGGATGGTTCGCTTTCTGTATTTCCGCGTTTTCCGTCGCGGGAAACGACGCAGTACAGACTGTAGGAACTTTTATAGAAAGTAAGAAAGCAGTGCATTGGTTTCCCAAAATCGCAGC includes these proteins:
- a CDS encoding PilZ domain-containing protein encodes the protein MDKRQQVRVVPFPKQPVQLQLMGNGFLEILLAQDVSQGGMAVRVPHKFSGYDIHSSVELVVSLPGYKPFKAMGLIKHLSASKEAEGIFGLQFTQVDAKGKQFLGDYVRKLASLRRMAG
- a CDS encoding aldo/keto reductase, with protein sequence MESPLDRKEFLKRSAAVFLGLAASGSSYRSVFAQTKQGAPSMLKRKIPKTGEEIPAIGLGTWQTLDVDPDPSSLAPLQEVISEFIQRGGRVLDSSPMYGRSEEIFGLLSRNLSEEDRKKFFLATKVWTRGETSGKSQIEASFRKMKTDKIDLFQIHNLLDTEVHLKTLRTLRDKGRIRYIGLTHFTSSAFGEMERIANKEKPDFLQIPYSVITREAENRILPFAQENGIAVLINRPFEEGALFRRSKGKTVPEYFQQWDCSSFAQIFLKYLLSHPGVTCVIPATAKISHLRDNLGAGIGKFPEGKERKVFLENLLDALD
- the polA gene encoding DNA polymerase I, which translates into the protein MKKLLIIDGHAFAFRAYYAFAASNLKNSKTGQPSGAVFGFFRMLFKLLEDYTPTHVAMTFDPGGPLERGGLFSAYKANRKPMPEDLRPQLHEIMDTLKVLGFKILKMDGHEADDIIGTLTETYKSKAKEVLIFSGDKDLYQLLEKKNIKMLRGKKGVTEFVEIDSGWVKEELGIDVKQIPDYMGIVGDTSDNIPGVKGIGEKGASKLIQEYKNLEGVYKHLDDIKNPGMKTKLTEHKESAFLSRQLATIRRDLDVGIREEDLKVPDYTSDDSIRYLKSQGYNVLSRDLAKSVGKEPPTDEPEANDSKKPAAKKGIYKRVESIEELGKLARAWKKSPILAVDTETTSQYPFDAELLGISLCNQEGTGFYIPVTHSQGLFSDQLLPLDQVREILNPVLSEPSIPKVGQNIKYDMIVLENHGFQVENIVFDTMLASYALQPEGRRHNMDDLAMDYLNYKTIEYSDLVGTGRNKKNLWEVELEKVSEYASEDADITLRLYNVFRKSLKQSGVESIFKDIDMPLLPVLTEMEKAGIAIDTSYFAELSKDFQREIKDSIRSIHRLAGKEFNISSTKELQKILFEDLGLRVVKKTQTGYSTDHEVLEELLGEHPIIEKLLDYRKYTKLLSTYVDTLPTMVSPKDSRIHTSYNMTIAATGRLSSTDPNLQNIPIREKEGRLIRKGFIAGVKDFEILSLDYSQIELRIMAHISKDAAMVDAYKKGIDIHKRTAAAIYGVSEDLVTHEMRDKAKVVNFSVIYGVTPYGLSRNLRISREEAKNFIDRYLTQYPGVQKYMDDTIAFCEKNGYVETLKGRRRPVPDIVSTHRQAKEAAKRVAINTPIQGTCADMIKIAMIHIHDEIKKKKWKSKLLLQVHDELVFEVHKSEKDEFMNRAKELMENAMPLDVPIKVEGKFGKNWDEAH
- a CDS encoding GNAT family N-acetyltransferase, giving the protein MGSGTVQKKEKVERKLEVRIAENQLEIERTLALRYDVFNLELGEGLPQSAATRKDRDEYDLFCDHLIVVDKNRDDMIVGTYRILRRSVAKANIGFYSDNEFDITKIYELEREPAEIGRSCVHPEYRDGSVISLLWAGLGQYMKKNNIGYLFGCGSVHSTDANSANEVFAFLKEKSALADGTFDVTPLRGYEMPGFDRNYQPADIKEVSKRIPALIKGYIRAGSLICGTPALDSVFKTTDFFIIFDIKDIEARYSKHYLE
- a CDS encoding alpha/beta fold hydrolase, with the protein product MSQQSLWRTHALAWKAAGSFFEWKRKKLFYRTSGEGEALLLLHGFPTSSWDWKDIWEELSHSYKLFAFDYLGFGFSEKPKSGRYSIFEYADQAEDFLQEMGVEKVHILAHDLGDTVAQELIARYREKLSGQRIGGPELASVFLLNGGIFPETHKPRAVQKLLNGPFGFLFSRLINKASFRKSFTEIFGAATKPSQEELDGFWECVSNGGGNAIYHKLIRYMRERKSFRDRWVGSILDCPVPFAFADGLADPVSGKHVVDRLREFRPESKIYEFHGIGHYPQTEAPDSVLRAYKDFRTSV